TTTCTCACTCATCCCATTCCATCGTAGCCATTTTCCTAGAACCTGTCCCAGCACACCCACCTCCAAcagcctaaccacttgggctagaaggtatagcgacggtctcgcttcatgcaggtcgccgttcaatcccccgaccgtccacaagtggttgggcaccattccttccctccatcccatcccaaatccttatcctgaccccttccacgtgctgtatagtcataatggcttggtgctttctccagaTGGTTGCTTCCAGCACACGCTGTGTTCGTTTTCGTGGAGCCAATGACGGCCGTGTGCGTGTCGGGGAAGCAGACGCCGGCCGTGTGCGTGTCGGGGAAGCAGACGCCGGCCGTGTGCGTGTCGGGGAAGCAGACGCCGGCCGTGTGCGTGTCGGGGAAGCAGACGCCGGCCGTGTGCGTGTCGGGGAAGCAGACGCCGGCCGTGTGCGTGTCGGGGAAGCAGACGCCGGCCGTGTGCGTGTCGGGGAAGCAGACGCCGGCTGTGTGCGTGTCGGGGAAGCAGACGCCGGCCGTGTGCGTGTCGAAGAAGCAGACGCCAGCCGTGTGCGTGTCGGGAAAGCAGACGCCGGCCGTGTGCGTGTCGG
Above is a genomic segment from Procambarus clarkii isolate CNS0578487 chromosome 86, FALCON_Pclarkii_2.0, whole genome shotgun sequence containing:
- the LOC138358796 gene encoding keratin-associated protein 4-3-like, giving the protein MTAVCVSGKQTPAVCVSGKQTPAVCVSGKQTPAVCVSGKQTPAVCVSGKQTPAVCVSGKQTPAVCVSGKQTPAVCVSGKQTPAVCVSKKQTPAVCVSGKQTPAVCVSGKQTPAVCVSGKQTPAVCVSGEAMPSVCVRDPRCCARGQSIKLRLRAPSWRAEASNL